From the bacterium genome, the window AGGCCACCGCCGCCCAACCCGCTCCGATCAAAAGGCGGTTCGAACCCGTCATGTTCGCCGTGGCGAAATGGACGTAGGCGGGATCCCGGCCCGCTTGCCACGCGAAGTAGAGATCCACCGCATATTCCGGAAGCACCGCCACGAGCGCCAGAAAGGCGATGGCGAGCGACTGGGGGATCTCCATCTGGGCCAGCTCGCCGCCCCACGACAGGACGTAGGCGGCGCCGAAGATCGCCAGCCCCGAAGAGAGCGCCGAAGAGACGGGCGGCAAGGGGATCTCCAAAAACCGCAAGAGAGGCCATTGAAGACATAAGAGGAACAGACCGGCGGTCGCGATCGTGGCCTTGATCTTCATGGTTCGAATCGATTGTGGAGGGCGATGGGAGCCTGTTGGTTCTTCCTCATCTTCATATTGAGGAGTTCAACCGCCAAAGAGAAGGCCATGGCGAAATAGATATAGCCCTTGTTGACCCGCTGGCCCATGCCTTCGGCCACCAGCAGCGCGCCGATCAGGATCAGAAAACTCAAGGCCAGGATCTTCATGCTGGGGTGATGGTTCACGAACCGCCCGATGCCGGCGGAAAATATCAACATGACGACGACGGAGAGGACCATCGCCGTCACCATGATGGCGATGTGAGGGGCCATGCCGACGGCGGTGATCACCGAATCCAGAGAGAAGACCAGGTCCAGCACCAGGATCTGCGCAAGCACGAGACCGAACGAGGCCCGCTTGTCCTTGGCGGCGGACGCTTCCTCGTGGTGGACCTCCAGCTTGTCGTGAATTTCGTGGGTCGCCTTGGCGAGAAGAAAGAGCCCGCCGCCGAGGAGAATCAGGTCGCGGCCCGAAAAATTCCGCCCCAAAACGCCGAACAGCGGCTCGGTCAGGCGCATGATCCAGGAGATGGCGAAGACGAGTCCCAGCCGGAGGACGAGAGCGAGCCCGATTCCCAGCCGCCGCGCCCGGTCCCTCAGGGCGCCCGGGAGGCGGTCGACCAGGATCGAGATGAAGACGATGTTGTCGACTCCCAGGACGATCTCCATCGCCGTCAGCGTGAAAAGGCCGATCAGGGATTCGCTGCGGAGGAAGATTTCCATGATGGCGAGTACGATGACTTTTTTGTGGCATGGTGACAAGGAAAATGGTCCAACACGTCACCATGATGACCAGCATTGGAACGCCCGCACTGTGGGCCGGATTTTTTGTTTTCGTCTTCTCGATGCTCGCGCTCGACCTCTTGGTCTTCAACCGGAAGGCCCACGAGGTGAGGATGAAGGAGGCCCTCGCCTGGAGCCTAGTCTGGATCGCCATGGCGCTCGCCTTCAACGCCTTGTTGTTCGTGGAATTCGGCCGCCAGCATGCCCTCGAGTTTCTAACCGGCTATCTCATCGAGAAGGCGCTCTCGGTGGACAACCTCTTCGTCTTTCTCGTCATCTTTTCCTATTTCGCCGTTCCGAAGCGCAACCAGCACCGGGTGTTGTTTTGGGGCATCCTGGGAGCCTTGATCATGAGGGCGATCTTCATTTTCCTGGGCGCCGTTCTGATTCAGAAATTCCATTGGATCATGTATGTCTTCGGTGCCTTCCTCGTCTTCACGGGCGTGAAGCTCCTGTTCCAGAAAGGCGAGGAGGTTCATCCGGAGAAGAATCCCATCATCAAGCTGTTCCGGAAAGTGATCCCCATGGTCGATCACTACCGGTCGGACAAGTTTCTCTTGCGCGAGCACGGCAAGCTGTTGGCCACGCCCCTTCTCCTCGTTCTGGTGGTCGTTGAGACGACGGATGTCGTGTTCGCCGTGGATTCGATCCCCGCGATCTTCGCCGTGACGACGGATCCCTTTATCGTTTTCACCTCCAACATCTTCGCCATCTTGGGACTTCGCGCGCTGTTCTTCCTGCTCGCGGGGATGATGGGGCGGTTTCACTATCTCAAGTACGGATTGGGTCTGGTGCTCGCCTTCGTGGGCGTCAAGATGGTGGTCGTTGACTTCTACAAGGTGCCGATCGCGGCTTCGCTGGCCGTGATCGCCTCGTTGCTCGGTCTTTCGGTGGCTGTGTCCCTGTTGAAGCCGCCGCCGAAAGTCGAGGAGGATCTCCCTCATCCGCCTCACGACGGGACTCCCATCTCCTAGCTCGCGCGTTTCCTATCCCTCGAAGAACTCTTTCAGCTCGGCGTGTTGGGTCCGCGCGTCCTCGAAACCCAGATCGAGGAGTTTCCGGGTGTATTCGGGCAAGAAGCTGATGTAGGAGAGGAAGTCGACGCCCGCCGTCGGATCGATGTCGAGAAAACGGACGAGAAATTTCTCGAAGTTGGAAAGCTTTTCCTCGCGGTGGCGTCGGAAGCAGTGGCTGAAAAGTTCGCCGATGTCCTCGGACGGCCGGATTCGGATCACGCGCAGGCGTTTCAGGCCGCGGTTGGCGATGTCGCCGCGGATGTTTTTCCGGTGCAGCATCCGGTTCAAGTCCAGCAGAAAATCATTGCCGTAAATCTCCTCCGCCCAGTCGATGACCCGGTTGATCCTCTCCAGCTGCTCGATGTCGTACTGGAGCCGATCCAAGAAGATCGAGTTCATGACGCGTCCCATGACCTGCCCGAGGGCGGGATCATGCCCCTTCTGGCCGTGAAAGGGGATCTTCTCGCCGTGTTTCGCCCGGTGGTGGACGCCGATGACGAGCAGCGAGTCCGCTCCCAATTGAATGGCCGGGGACATGGGCGTGTTGAGGCGGAGCCCCCCGTCCGTGTAGGCGATGCCGTTGATCTGGACCGTCGGGAAGACCAGGGGGATGGCGGCGGAGGCCTTCGCGTGGAGCGGCTGGATGGGCGTCAGATGGTGGATGTACTCCCCCGTGTATTCGACCCCGTCGTGCTTTTCGATAAAGAGCTCGGTGCGCCCGGTGAAGACGTTCGTCGCGACGATTGAAACGGCCCGGATGATCCCCTCCGCGATATTTTTCGATATCATCTCCCAGGGCAGGATCCGCTCCACGAAGTGCAGGAAGGGCTCCGTGTCCAGGAAACCGTGGAAATGGCCTCTCTTCCTCGAGAAGATGCTGGTCATGACGCCGCGTCCGGTGCGGGCGAGGAAGTTGAAGAAGGCGCCGGTATCCCGCCGGTAGATGTTGTCCGAACGGAGGGCCTCCCAGAGGAGGCGCACGTCCGACGCCTGGCGCCGCATGTCGTGGGAGGTGGCCGCGAGGAAGCAGGTGTTGATCGCGCCGACGGACGACCCGCAGTGAACGTCGAAAGGGCGGTAGCGGATCTTCGGGGGGAGCATCGTGCGGATATAGTGCAGCACGCCCGCCTCATAGGCCCCGCGCGCCCCGCCGCCCGACAGGACAAGACCGAGGGTCCTCCGTCCGGAACCGTTCATGTGCGCGAGGTCGGATCGGCTCACTGCAGAGAAGTTTATCATTTTGAGAGAAAAAAGTGATCCAAATTAGTTGTTTAATTTTTAAAGGTTAGTTGGGTGTGTGTATCAGTTCTCTCAGATCGCTAAAAGGTGGGTGATTCCGGGAACCCGGCCGGGAATGAGCTATCCGCCTCTGCCGCCGCCCGGAGGAAGCCCTCGCCCGTTACGCTGATGCCCGCGTCGGTGCAATTCGCATCCGCGGTCTCCTCGCCGGTGGAGATGCGGGCGCAGACGTCCTCGCCGCTGACCGTCTTAGGGTCCACGCCCCCGATATCTTGCAGATTGAACGTCCCGCCCCAGAAATCGAGGTCGTCGCGGAACCGCCCGATGTATTGAACGAGGCCGGGTCCGTCCTCCGGGTCGGGCGTCTTGCGAAGATCCAGTTTGACGGTCTTGCGAAGAGTCCCCTCCGGCGCGGGGACGGCGGGCGTCTCCTGGGTCACGAGGGCGTGGGCCTCGTCAGAGGAAACGGGGGCGCCGCCGGCGTCCAATCTCCGGTCAAGGATGAAGAACTCCGTCTCTTTTTTCAGAGGGTCCGTATCATGGCGGTGGTCGTATAGGACCCCGAGGGCCAGGGGGTTGCGCATCCCGTCGGGGGTCGGCGGCGGTTCCACGCCCATCCGGAAGCGGCCTTCTCCGGCGTTCTCCTCGCTTCCTTCCGTCTCCGGATCGTCGCGCGTGGCGTAGCGGTCGAATCGACCGGCCAGGAAGCGCACGTATTCCGTTTGACCGACGTCCCGGAGCCAGATGCGGTAGCAGACGGGTTTCAAGCGGGAGACGGGGGCCTCCGTGGGGCATTCAGAGAAGGCCGGCGCGCAGCCCGTGGGGCAGGTGCAGTTCGTGCAGCCCTCCGAGGCCCCGTCGCCGTCCAGGTCGAAATCGGCGAAGTCGATCTTGACCGCCGCAACGAGCCCGGGTGCGAAGGTCATCGGCCCCTCAAAGGTCGTGACCGTCGGGCTTACGGGGATCTCGAGGTCCGAGAGCGGACCCAAGAAGTCGTCCAGAAGGGAGCTGAAGGAGTTGAAAGTGATCGGGCCCAGGGAGATGAGGTCCGAAAAATTATCGATCCCCGACTGCGCCTTTCCTGCGGAGTCCGCGACGAGGGCGGAGGAGGGGCTTTCTCCAGCCACCCGCGAGACGTCGATCCCCACGCTTTTGGGAAAGGCGACGAGGGCCGGGATCTCCGCCGGCGGGGCCGGGGGGCCGCCCGGCGAAGGACAACCACCCGACACGGCCGCAAAAAAAAGGACGAGCCACAGACGGATGCGCCGCCATGTTGCGATGATTCTCAAAATGATAAGGCCTCTGTTGCCTATTCTATTTTCATTCATTTCCCAATGAATTAGGAGTAAAATTTTCCTAATCGTATGCGTCGAATCGTGTTCGTCATTCTATTTCCGGCGCTTCTTTTTCCGTTCTTCGGGGGAGGGGCGGGTTGCGGCAAGGGCGGGGAGACGGAGTCGGCCGGCCTCGACTGCTCGGAAAGCGCGCCGCCGGACGATTTCGACTGCGACGGGGTCGCGAACCTCGCCGACAATTGTCTCGACACGTATAACCCCAGCCAGTCCGACGAGGACGGAGACGGCATCGGTGATCTCTGCGAGATCGTCCCCTGCGGCGACGGCAAATGCGATCCGGAGGCGGGCGAGTGTGACGTCTTCGACTACTGTACGAAAGACTGCAATCGCAGCCTTTGCTTTGGCCTGCCGGCGGGCGAGACCTGCGGCGACGGTTTGTGCGACGTCCTTGCCGGCGAGTGCGCCGATTCCGATCCATGCATTGAAGACTGTCCCGATCCGGAATTTTGTCACCCCTTCACCTGCGGCGACCGCGTCTGCCAAGCCTGGGAGGATAACCCGGACGAGGACGTGAGCTTTTGCTTCTTCGACTGCATCTGTCAGATCGAAAAGGCGGTCGCGGACGAGTGCCATTCGACCGCCGATTGCGGGTCCCAGCCCGGAACGGTCTGCGGCCCCGACGGTCCGCCGAAATTCAATCCGGAGATCGAGGATTTCGATTTCTCCCAGGTCGCCTGTCAGTGCACGACTTGCGACAATGGGGTTCTGGACGAGGGAGAGGCCTGCGATCCGAGCGCGGGTTTTGAGATCGGCGTGCAGCCCTGTTTCAATCAAGGTTTCGATGCATGCGACGGTTTCACCTGCCAGTGCGTCCGCTTTGAGCGCTGCGACAACGGCTCGGACGACGACGGCGACG encodes:
- a CDS encoding patatin-like phospholipase family protein; the encoded protein is MSRSDLAHMNGSGRRTLGLVLSGGGARGAYEAGVLHYIRTMLPPKIRYRPFDVHCGSSVGAINTCFLAATSHDMRRQASDVRLLWEALRSDNIYRRDTGAFFNFLARTGRGVMTSIFSRKRGHFHGFLDTEPFLHFVERILPWEMISKNIAEGIIRAVSIVATNVFTGRTELFIEKHDGVEYTGEYIHHLTPIQPLHAKASAAIPLVFPTVQINGIAYTDGGLRLNTPMSPAIQLGADSLLVIGVHHRAKHGEKIPFHGQKGHDPALGQVMGRVMNSIFLDRLQYDIEQLERINRVIDWAEEIYGNDFLLDLNRMLHRKNIRGDIANRGLKRLRVIRIRPSEDIGELFSHCFRRHREEKLSNFEKFLVRFLDIDPTAGVDFLSYISFLPEYTRKLLDLGFEDARTQHAELKEFFEG
- a CDS encoding TerC family protein, whose product is MEIFLRSESLIGLFTLTAMEIVLGVDNIVFISILVDRLPGALRDRARRLGIGLALVLRLGLVFAISWIMRLTEPLFGVLGRNFSGRDLILLGGGLFLLAKATHEIHDKLEVHHEEASAAKDKRASFGLVLAQILVLDLVFSLDSVITAVGMAPHIAIMVTAMVLSVVVMLIFSAGIGRFVNHHPSMKILALSFLILIGALLVAEGMGQRVNKGYIYFAMAFSLAVELLNMKMRKNQQAPIALHNRFEP
- a CDS encoding TerC family protein; translated protein: MVTRKMVQHVTMMTSIGTPALWAGFFVFVFSMLALDLLVFNRKAHEVRMKEALAWSLVWIAMALAFNALLFVEFGRQHALEFLTGYLIEKALSVDNLFVFLVIFSYFAVPKRNQHRVLFWGILGALIMRAIFIFLGAVLIQKFHWIMYVFGAFLVFTGVKLLFQKGEEVHPEKNPIIKLFRKVIPMVDHYRSDKFLLREHGKLLATPLLLVLVVVETTDVVFAVDSIPAIFAVTTDPFIVFTSNIFAILGLRALFFLLAGMMGRFHYLKYGLGLVLAFVGVKMVVVDFYKVPIAASLAVIASLLGLSVAVSLLKPPPKVEEDLPHPPHDGTPIS